From a region of the Drosophila virilis strain 15010-1051.87 chromosome 3, Dvir_AGI_RSII-ME, whole genome shotgun sequence genome:
- the LOC26531270 gene encoding uncharacterized protein, protein MSTLIFRPITYSEFTLRAPTARSNRMRAHQLASDLLRHNKQVKNNLPEVRRPTYGEFKHLVGAVHGSSSSQAAETRRVRVYDSLIDLHRRKLDRSNLKDIKSTLNTRLAPGTRSNLMDFKHMNRGLEIKQDILRENMLLLRRMNEIQRVQGRVDCYNSSLQLPIQSHLRIMEKAAVISRENHRLGCRLLRAKSKVDSHNPWHRSLSVTMSDPTDDLVRKYSAYMPPPLPQRPVHSPKELLRPIIYFDLALRRGQHLGRICIQLYTEVSPEVVLEFVRLAIDNNVEAHKFPRIFPDLWMEGELLPQSRDALKDHHDHPSPLDARQLKGILSYSWNHRQRFPHGLLLYTISFKTLAVTPLERVIFGRVLRGLRLLEVCREFGTKAGKPRKCIEVVKCGLL, encoded by the coding sequence ATGAGTACATTAATCTTCCGCCCGATAACCTATTCGGAGTTCACTTTGAGGGCGCCCACGGCGCGTAGTAATCGGATGCGTGCCCATCAATTGGCCAGCGATCTGCTCCGGCATAACAAGCAAGTAAAAAACAATCTGCCCGAAGTTCGACGGCCCACCTACGGCGAGTTCAAGCATCTGGTGGGCGCTGTGCacggtagcagcagcagccaggcgGCTGAGACCAGACGGGTTAGGGTCTACGATAGTCTAATCGATCTGCACCGGCGGAAACTGGACCGCAGTAACTTGAAGGACATAAAGTCGACGCTTAATACGCGACTGGCACCAGGAACTCGCTCAAACCTGATGGACTTTAAGCACATGAACAGGGGCCTGGAGATCAAGCAAGATATTTTGCGCGAGaatatgttgctgctgcgtcgCATGAACGAGATCCAGCGAGTGCAGGGTCGCGTTGACTGCTACAACAGCAGCTTGCAATTACCGATCCAGAGTCACCTCCGAATCATGGAGAAGGCCGCGGTGATTAGCCGGGAGAATCATCGGCTAGGCTGCCGGCTGTTGCGCGCCAAATCCAAGGTGGACTCGCACAATCCCTGGCATAGATCACTGTCCGTCACTATGTCCGATCCCACCGATGATCTGGTACGCAAGTATAGCGCATATATGCCCCCGCCACTGCCCCAACGGCCCGTGCACTCGCCGAAGGAGCTGCTGCGTCCGATCATTTACTTTGATCTGGCCCTGCGTCGGGGCCAGCATCTGGGCCGCATCTGCATTCAGCTCTACACAGAGGTCAGTCCGGAGGTGGTGCTGGAATTTGTACGCCTGGCCATCGACAACAATGTCGAGGCGCACAAATTCCCGCGCATCTTTCCTGATCTGTGGATGGAGGGCGAGCTGTTGCCGCAATCACGCGACGCCCTCAAGGATCATCACGATCATCCATCACCGCTGGATGCCAGGCAGCTGAAGGGCATTCTATCGTACTCCTGGAACCATCGCCAGCGTTTCCCCCACGGCCTACTGCTCTACACGATTAGCTTTAAGACGTTGGCGGTGACGCCGCTCGAGCGGGTTATTTTCGGTCGGGTGCTAAGGGGCTTGCGCCTGCTGGAGGTCTGCCGGGAGTTTGGCACCAAAGCCGGCAAGCCCAGGAAGTGCATTGAGGTAGTCAAATGTGGACTGCTTTAG